The nucleotide window ATACTCAGTAAGATATCAGAAAGGGGGAACGGTTTCTTCTACCATATAAGCGACCCCTCAGAGATACCAGAAAAGATGCCCAAGATGGTCAAATCCAAGGTTGCTGCCAAGAACGTTGTGGTTGACCTTGTATCTGAGTCTCCCGTTAAGCTTCTCAACTACGAACAGTTACCTGTGAAGATAAATGCCGTCGAGGGAGTCGTGAAGATATTTGGAGAGGCTACAATCCCACCAAACTTTTCAGGGAAATTCATGGCTCTAAAGGTTAAGTATCAGGATGAAGGAGGGGAACAGAGAAAGGAGATTGATTTTAACCTAAAGGTAGCCAAAGATCAAAGTGAATTCCTGCAAGGTGTTGATAGGGACGTAATTATGGAATACCAATACATGCAGACCCTTAAGGGTTACTCGGAAGCACTTGAGAGCCAGAACCTAGTGGAAGCTACAAAGAGATTGGATAAGCTAAGGGAAATAGCAGAACAAACTAGGAGGCAGGACCTTATGGAGAGCACTAATGAAATGACTAAAAAGATGAACACAGGAGACGTCAAGGGAATTACCAGCGAGATTACAAGAAAGATGAGATCTCAAGAGTAGTGACTATCTTCATGGAGTCTATCGGTCAATTTTCGGGTAAAGTTACTCGCTTAATTATCCATGTGGACGTCAGATCCTCTTATTATTGAGGTATTCATACCAGAATAATTCAGTTAAATCCGTGCTTTAGGACAATAATGTTATATGAAAAATGTTATTACTCAAACAAGCAAGTTATAGCGATGATTGAGTTCCTGGTTGTAAGGAGCTTCAAACCCCTAAGAAGAGAAACGGTTTGGGAAGTGATACGAGAAGTCAACTCCATGCCCCAGTATTGGAAGGGAATAAGGGAACTCAACGTAAGGCAAGTCTCTGATAGAACCTATGAGGGGGCAGTTAGATTTGCCTTTCCCTCGTCCTCCGACGTGAGGATAGATTTAGGCGAATTTTCCCTAACCATGAACTTCCTAAAAGGGATACTGAAGGGAATGAATAGGATCGAGGTCTCATCTACAGAGGTAACGTCCCACTGGAAAGTAGAGATGCCTCTCTACATGAAGCCGTTTGAAAAGAGGAACGAGGAACACTTCAGATCCGGTACGGAACACGCACTTGATAGGATATTAGAAGAAGCAAAGAGGAGAAGTCAAGGCTAATATGCGACTGGGTCGTTGAAAACCCGCTTGCTACTGACTTCCTCCTAGCCATGTGTTGATCCCCTCACCTGTCCGGAGTTACATCCCTAGTGTGGGGGCAGTCGAGAGGGCCAGAGAAACCCTCCCATAGAGGTTCATGACTGCGATGACGTCAAGGTCGTTCTCATAACAGTATGGAGAACGGAAGTACCTGTAGGCGACCTCCTTCACTTTGTGACCCCACATATGGCAGCGAGTAGAGGAGTAGTGTGGGTCAACGTAGACTACTTTAAGCCAGTGTTTTTCCCTATCATTTAATACAGTACTGCGGTCTACGGTACTGCGTCGAGTACAGCCTGTCCCTAAACTCTCCCGGAAGCTTCTTCACATTTTTGATGAGGTCGTTGAGGTCTTCAAGGGAGATGGTTGAGACTTTTAATGAGTTAGCTGTGTCTACTAACTACTTACCTTTTTTATCGAGTCCCCTAAGACGTCCCTAGCTCTCTTGTGGTGAGACCTTGTCCTGCGTAGGATTATGTCCCCTTCCACCTCTTATCGTACTTCTGTAGGGACTCAGCTAGTGACTTGTTGTGGTGGGCGTTATCTAGCCCGGTCGTTACCCTGACGTACTTTTCGTCGTCTTTACCTAGTTCGAGTTCACCCATGATGTCGGCTGCAACTCCGTTCTCAACTTCTAGTCCTTTCCACTCCTTGAGGAAGGAGACCTTGAAGTAGGCTTTTCAATCCCTCAGCATTAACCTACTCCCTCATTTGACAGTCCTTGTACTCTGGTAAGTCCATTAAATAACCTTCTATTGCGGTTCGCCAACTCCTGCTACCTTTACGATATTTTTGCCGAAGTCGGTTGAAGAGATAGGGTTGGGTTAACCATACAGAGACGTTAAGTACACTCAAATACCTACCGCATGCGCTGTTTAACCAGGATTTGTATACTGCGATGACGTCGCTATAGCAGTCTTGGGCAGCTTTAGAGGGTAGGTTGGACTTCTCTAAATGTCTCGTAAGTCCCCTTGTGCGTCTGTTAACAGGTTCTTTGGTCTATTTTCCCTTAACCAGTTGCGGACGAAACGTAGACCTTTTTCGTAACTAGATACGAGCGCGAGTAGAGGGGCGGTACGGGAAACCCTCATTGAAACCGTAGGTCTGATTTCGATCCCACTCTCTTTAGCCCCTCTGCCCATAGACAGAAGTAGGGGAAAGGGTTTATGTCATTTGCCATCCCCGTAGGGCGAGGCTTTCCCTACTTTGTAACAACTGGACAACCCCTAACAAGTATATAGATAAGTTTTTTATGGATATCTTTGTTACCTACCAACTATGAAATCCAAGATACTTTTCACCACATCCATATCGCACTTCATAAATGACGGCAACTCGTGGTTTTTACCAGTAACTTTCACTTTCCTGATAGAATTTCTCGGTATATCTAAGTTAACCATAGGTATCCTAGGAAGCGTATTTTTCGCTGTATCGGCCTTGGCTGCACCGTTTATCACAAAAATAGCAGACAGATCCAAGAGGTACTCTGTAATCATGGGGTTAGGTATCCTACTCTGGGGCTTGAGTTTGATCCTCTTCGGCATTTCTATAAGTGCTAAATCGCTCTTAGCCATAGTGATCTCAGTAGCTCTCGCAGGCTTTTCCTCAGCTTTCTATCACCCTTTGGGAGCAGCGATGCTCTCCATTACCTACAGAGGGAGTGCGGGTTCTGCTCTAGGCATTAACGGCTCCATGGGAAGTTTAGGGAGGGCCATTTACCCTACCCTGACCTTGATCCTCTTTACCTTATTCCATAAGGATATGTTATACAGTTCCCTGATCTTAGGCGTGATCTCCATTCTAGCCTCCATGACAGCGTTTCTAGCTACTGAAAAATTACAGGAGTACCCTGACCCAAAGGAACCAAGATCGGAGGAAAAGGAGGTGAATAAGGGCCAAGGTATGCTGAGGAGCACAATGGGGATAGTTATACTCCTCACAATAATAGCGCTTCTTAGAAGCGTTTTCACACAGGGAATATCCCAGTTCTTACCTACACTGTTAGTGGAGAACTTTAACTACTCATACGGGGTGAACTTGGGAGAAGCGACCTCGCTGGCCTTAGCTGCTGCAGTAGTAGGTCAACCAATCCTTGGATTACTCTCCGACAGGGTCGGGAGGAGGTTAATCTTTAGTATATCTACCTTAGGGGCAGTAATTGCGTTAATGGCCTTTCTGAAGTTCGCCGATATAGTGTACCTAGTAATCTTTGGACTCTTCACTTATAGCGCGTTCCCGCTGATGCTTTCTCTAGTAGGAGATTTCGTTCCTAGAGGGTCCACGGGATTCGCCAACTCACTAGTTTGGGGGCTCGGAGTTACTGGAGGAGGCGTAATAGGTCCCATAATTGTGGGAATTCTCTCCCAGATAAATGGTCTAGTTTTCGCGTCCTACAGTATAGCGATCGTAGGACTGCTATCGGCGATCCTAGTAGTCCTAATCCCTAAGCCAGCGAAGAGGAGCAAGGTACCCCTATTTGGGTGAAAGCCATGAGAAAAACAGAAATGATACTTAGAGGTATTTTAACCCTCTACGTCCTAAGCGAGATCATGGAGAGCCCAATGACAGGATATGAACTGGAAAAGACAATTTCGAGAAAGTTCAACGTAAAGCTACCAAAGGGGTCAATATACGTTATCCTTAGAAATGCAGAGAGGAAAAACCTGCTCAGGTATAAAGAGGACAAGAATAGAAAAGGCCAGATCTTAAAAAAATACGTGATAACGGAAGAGGGAAGGAAATTCTTCTTAGAGCATGAGGAGCCTTTATCCATAGCCAAAGAGGTAATGAGTGACCTCCTTAAGAAAATGGAGATTAAAAGAACTGAAGCCTCAGCCCCTCCTAACGGTCTCCGGCAGGAGAAGGACTGATCCAAGGACCAACAATGTAGAAGTTAAGAGGCCTACCCCCAAGTCCTCCTTCAGCCCGAAGGGCATGAGGAGTATGATACTTACCCCAAACCCACCTCCTATAAGGCGTCCTAGGAAAAATACTATGTTCGTACCTGTGGCTCTCACCTCTGGTGGGAAAACTTCACTCATCCAAACCCCGAAGTAGGCGAAAAATGAGGACCCGACCATAAGGAGAGTCACGAGAACTCCTATTAGCGATGTAGGTACTTGGAGGAGCATCATAACGGAGGAGACTAGGGAGATAACTATGAAAATGAATGTAGTCCTCTTCCTACCCCATCGGTCGGATAGTCTCCCTGCTAAACTGAAACCAATAAGACCCAACAGTAACGCCAATGACAGAAGCGAAAATGCAGGTAACCTAAAAAATGAGAAGAGAGTAAAGCTCAGAGAGACTAAAGGGACTACAAAAAGGAAGGAACCAACTGCGAAAACGGAGCCTAGGACTAGAACTTTGGTTAGGTTTTTAGATCTCAAAGAGCTGAATGATCCTCTTGACCTTACCTTTGACTCTGGTATTGAGAACCACAGCAAGTACGATACCAGAGACAGTAAACCTAAGGTGAGAAAATAGGTCTCTATGGACCTGAAAATATCAGCCCAGAGAAGTCCGAGTAGTCCCCCGATGAAGTATAGACCCTGCATAATACTTCCAACAAATCCCCTGTAGCTAGGAGGAGAGATCTCTGCAGCGTAAACGTAGCTTAAGCCGTTCTCCCCGTTTACTCCAAACCCAATTAGGAACCAAAGGAAATAAAACAAGAACAAGTTTCTGGTGAATACATTTAGAAAAAGTGGGACAGTAAATAAAAAAATAGAAATTAAAAGGGAGAGCTTCCTACTCCACTTGTCTGCGAGTATAGACAGCAAGAGACCTCCAATGGCACCACCTATCCAGCTAGCTGGAATAGTAAGATATATCCCATCTCCGTAGATCTGGGCAAGTGCAGGTAAAACGAAGCTAATTGAGTACACTGCTAATGCTGAAATCAAAAAAATTAGTAGTAAGGAGACTGTAGCCCTAATCATAAACTTTCATAGTAGCTCCATGACTTATATTAATTGTTAGTCCTCATTTACTCTTGTCACTCTATTACTTTAAGTCTGAATGGTGAGACCACGTCCCCCATGCTCTTCCTATATTCCTCTATACGTTGTATTTGTCTCTCTATGATGTGTAATATATCTTTGGGCGTATCAATCTTAGAGTATATATCCAGGATACGCTCATACTTCTCCTTGTAGCCTCGGAGTCTCAAGGAAAACTGAGCCTCGTAATCCTTTTCAGAGTACTCCTTCCCGAGAGCTTCCCCAAAGAGCCTCCTTAAGTCTTCGTACAGAGGAATCTTCCCTATTGGCGTCTCTAGGGCTTTGGACCTACCTTCTAGCCTTTCTACAACCCATCTTAGCCACACCCTCTTGTCCTCCTTACTATTGACGTATTTGTCGCCATCTTTTAGGAAATAGTTAACCCCAAAAATTTTAGGTGGATTTCTTAACCTTTTACCAAAATTAATGTAATTCTGCACGTATTTCCCCAAGGGAACGGAAATGAAGTCCAGCAAAGCCATGGGATTGAACTCCATCTCGTCCTGTTTTCCAATCACAGCGCTAGTCCTAGCTGACTCCATGGAGGCTCCCATTGTGACAACGCCATGCTCCCAATCGAAGGCTTCAGCAATGGGTACTAGAGTCTTGTAATCCCTAACGCCAAAGATTACAGCATCTATCTTTACTCCGTTAGGGTTATCATAGTTAGGATCCAGGTTGTCAAAGGATTTTAGGGAGACAGTAAACCTAGCGTTAGGATGACTTGGAGGGACTGGTTTTCCTTGGTCATCCTTCTTACCCTTCCACCATTCCCCCGAGAAATTGATCCCCTTTTCTGGTTCAGGTAAACCGCTCCCGTCCCAGTAAGCCGAACGCTCTGGAGTCATTAGGACGTTTGAGAAAATCACCTCGCCAGGGGTATGTAGAACCTTCCAGACTATCGGATCGTCCTTACTGTTAATACCTTGGATAATCCCAAAAACGCCGGCCTCTGGGTTCCACGCCCTCACATCTCCGTCTATACCCATAATGAAGGCTAGATCATCACTGATGAGTCTACCCATCATGGAAGTGCTAGTCTTCCCCGATCCTGACGGAAACGCCGCAGTAACGTAATGAACACCGTTTGAACCTTCCAGACCCACTATCGCCATGTGCTCAGATAGCCAACCTTCCCTAACTGCCCTATTCAGCGTCAATCTCAATGCTAGCTTCTTTAAACCGACGCTATTCCCTGCGTAAGTTGTGTTGACGCTGTAAACAACACCGTCAAGATCTATGACGATCCTCCTCTTTTTCACGTCCTGAGAGCCTTTAGAGTGAATGAACTTCAAGAAATCCTTATCGCCCTCGAATTCCCTGTAGGCGTTCCTGTATAGAATATTCTCGCTGTGTATAACGTAAGGTGAATCCGTAATCTGAACTGCAAGAATTTGAGCGGGTGAACCTACAGGTCCTAGGGAGTA belongs to Metallosphaera tengchongensis and includes:
- a CDS encoding MFS transporter, whose translation is MKSKILFTTSISHFINDGNSWFLPVTFTFLIEFLGISKLTIGILGSVFFAVSALAAPFITKIADRSKRYSVIMGLGILLWGLSLILFGISISAKSLLAIVISVALAGFSSAFYHPLGAAMLSITYRGSAGSALGINGSMGSLGRAIYPTLTLILFTLFHKDMLYSSLILGVISILASMTAFLATEKLQEYPDPKEPRSEEKEVNKGQGMLRSTMGIVILLTIIALLRSVFTQGISQFLPTLLVENFNYSYGVNLGEATSLALAAAVVGQPILGLLSDRVGRRLIFSISTLGAVIALMAFLKFADIVYLVIFGLFTYSAFPLMLSLVGDFVPRGSTGFANSLVWGLGVTGGGVIGPIIVGILSQINGLVFASYSIAIVGLLSAILVVLIPKPAKRSKVPLFG
- a CDS encoding PadR family transcriptional regulator is translated as MRKTEMILRGILTLYVLSEIMESPMTGYELEKTISRKFNVKLPKGSIYVILRNAERKNLLRYKEDKNRKGQILKKYVITEEGRKFFLEHEEPLSIAKEVMSDLLKKMEIKRTEASAPPNGLRQEKD
- a CDS encoding MFS transporter codes for the protein MIRATVSLLLIFLISALAVYSISFVLPALAQIYGDGIYLTIPASWIGGAIGGLLLSILADKWSRKLSLLISIFLFTVPLFLNVFTRNLFLFYFLWFLIGFGVNGENGLSYVYAAEISPPSYRGFVGSIMQGLYFIGGLLGLLWADIFRSIETYFLTLGLLSLVSYLLWFSIPESKVRSRGSFSSLRSKNLTKVLVLGSVFAVGSFLFVVPLVSLSFTLFSFFRLPAFSLLSLALLLGLIGFSLAGRLSDRWGRKRTTFIFIVISLVSSVMMLLQVPTSLIGVLVTLLMVGSSFFAYFGVWMSEVFPPEVRATGTNIVFFLGRLIGGGFGVSIILLMPFGLKEDLGVGLLTSTLLVLGSVLLLPETVRRG
- a CDS encoding SRPBCC family protein, which encodes MIEFLVVRSFKPLRRETVWEVIREVNSMPQYWKGIRELNVRQVSDRTYEGAVRFAFPSSSDVRIDLGEFSLTMNFLKGILKGMNRIEVSSTEVTSHWKVEMPLYMKPFEKRNEEHFRSGTEHALDRILEEAKRRSQG
- a CDS encoding VWA domain-containing protein; its protein translation is MGLSVMFNVSHSRSFSQEVKAMFRIVLVPESKFEAKRFHYIILLDRSYSMEGAKLEMAKRGAELLMDNLPEDSYLSLISFNEKVSVIKEHVSSLSMEELDEAHEALSTIKPGSGTSLYKALQEAFKISKRYRDPTYLILLTDGVPTDMGCVSRVSNKFRLEECLEVYEKLEVPEVVETISFGIGDDYSPEILSKISERGNGFFYHISDPSEIPEKMPKMVKSKVAAKNVVVDLVSESPVKLLNYEQLPVKINAVEGVVKIFGEATIPPNFSGKFMALKVKYQDEGGEQRKEIDFNLKVAKDQSEFLQGVDRDVIMEYQYMQTLKGYSEALESQNLVEATKRLDKLREIAEQTRRQDLMESTNEMTKKMNTGDVKGITSEITRKMRSQE
- a CDS encoding phosphoenolpyruvate carboxykinase (GTP), which codes for MEVLPSFLKGKLSPIMETRLLKLRNVKLLHFLEEAVDLCEPESVYIVEGTEEDISEIRNRALLTKEETELNVKGHTIHFDHALDQARAREDTFILGDRIPFVNTKPRKEGLEEVKSILKGAMKGRVMYVGLYSLGPVGSPAQILAVQITDSPYVIHSENILYRNAYREFEGDKDFLKFIHSKGSQDVKKRRIVIDLDGVVYSVNTTYAGNSVGLKKLALRLTLNRAVREGWLSEHMAIVGLEGSNGVHYVTAAFPSGSGKTSTSMMGRLISDDLAFIMGIDGDVRAWNPEAGVFGIIQGINSKDDPIVWKVLHTPGEVIFSNVLMTPERSAYWDGSGLPEPEKGINFSGEWWKGKKDDQGKPVPPSHPNARFTVSLKSFDNLDPNYDNPNGVKIDAVIFGVRDYKTLVPIAEAFDWEHGVVTMGASMESARTSAVIGKQDEMEFNPMALLDFISVPLGKYVQNYINFGKRLRNPPKIFGVNYFLKDGDKYVNSKEDKRVWLRWVVERLEGRSKALETPIGKIPLYEDLRRLFGEALGKEYSEKDYEAQFSLRLRGYKEKYERILDIYSKIDTPKDILHIIERQIQRIEEYRKSMGDVVSPFRLKVIE